From the genome of Amycolatopsis sp. NBC_01488, one region includes:
- a CDS encoding LacI family DNA-binding transcriptional regulator — MSVTIHDVARRANVSISTVSRAFTSPDLVRHQTRSRVLAAASELGYHAVGTVQPAARTGHIGIVVSDLGNPFFTGVLDGVQARARQDDVAVLFASSDQDPATEQNLVRRMARQVDGVVLGSPSMTDDQLRALAGQTTLVLLNREVPGIPSIVMDAADGMRQAIEHLAALGHRRCAYLGGPRMAWANRARRAGLAEAAERHGTEVVEFGPFPPVFEGGLQGADLALAADVTAIVAYNDLVAFGALARLNARGVPVPDEISLVGFDDLVFAAISAPPLTTIAMPTEAAGRAAVTILLDLLDGTADEQTTQVLDTYLIVRATTAPPAG, encoded by the coding sequence GTGAGCGTGACCATTCACGACGTCGCCCGCCGGGCCAACGTGTCGATCTCGACCGTGTCGCGCGCGTTCACGTCGCCGGATCTGGTCCGGCACCAGACGCGCAGCCGGGTGCTGGCCGCGGCGAGCGAACTCGGGTACCACGCCGTCGGGACCGTGCAGCCCGCCGCCCGCACCGGGCACATCGGCATCGTCGTGTCGGACCTCGGCAACCCGTTCTTCACCGGCGTGCTCGACGGCGTCCAGGCCCGCGCGCGGCAGGACGACGTCGCGGTGCTGTTCGCGAGCAGCGACCAGGACCCGGCGACCGAGCAGAACCTGGTCCGGCGGATGGCCCGGCAGGTCGACGGTGTCGTGCTGGGCAGCCCGAGCATGACCGACGACCAGCTGCGCGCGCTCGCCGGCCAGACGACGCTGGTGCTGCTCAACCGCGAGGTGCCGGGGATCCCGTCGATCGTGATGGACGCGGCCGACGGGATGCGCCAGGCGATCGAGCACCTCGCCGCGCTGGGTCACCGCCGCTGCGCCTACCTCGGCGGGCCGCGCATGGCGTGGGCGAACCGCGCGCGCCGGGCGGGCCTGGCGGAGGCGGCCGAGCGGCACGGTACCGAGGTCGTCGAGTTCGGGCCGTTCCCGCCGGTGTTCGAGGGCGGCCTGCAGGGCGCGGACCTGGCCCTGGCCGCGGACGTGACGGCGATCGTCGCGTACAACGACCTGGTCGCCTTCGGGGCCCTCGCGCGGCTCAACGCCCGCGGCGTGCCGGTGCCGGACGAGATCAGCCTGGTCGGCTTCGACGACCTGGTCTTCGCGGCGATCTCGGCCCCGCCGCTGACGACGATCGCGATGCCGACGGAGGCGGCCGGCCGGGCGGCGGTGACGATCCTGCTGGATCTCCTGGACGGTACCGCGGACGAGCAGACGACCCAGGTGCTCGACACGTACCTGATCGTCCGCGCGACCACGGCCCCGCCGGCGGGCTAA
- a CDS encoding pectate lyase family protein has protein sequence MTRKSLRVFGTAALAAAMAVAVPTGVAHAAYESSPVGYGAGTTGGAGGETVTVTTASAFTSAVADSTARTVRVSGKITLASKALVKIGSNKTILGVGSGSGFTGGGLAVDKSSNVIIRNLAISKAVGTDAIQIQRGATRVWIDHNDLSSDLDHGKDYYDGLLDITHGADAITVSWNKFHDHYKVSLVGHSDSNAAEDTGKLHVTYSHNWFENVNSRLPSLRFGTGHAYDNYFHSVADSAVHSRMNAQFLAQNNVFEATKVCLETTGDSDVDGYLNESGNSFGGCTNKITRTGSMTKAPYSFTLEPTSTVKATVTAGAGVGRI, from the coding sequence ATGACCAGGAAGTCCCTGCGAGTTTTCGGAACCGCCGCCCTCGCCGCGGCGATGGCCGTCGCCGTCCCCACCGGCGTCGCGCACGCGGCCTACGAGAGTTCCCCCGTCGGCTACGGCGCCGGCACGACCGGCGGCGCGGGCGGCGAGACCGTCACCGTGACGACGGCGTCGGCGTTCACCAGCGCGGTGGCCGATTCCACGGCCCGCACGGTCCGGGTGAGCGGGAAGATCACCCTGGCGAGCAAGGCGCTGGTGAAGATCGGGTCCAACAAGACGATCCTCGGCGTCGGGTCCGGCTCGGGCTTCACCGGCGGCGGCCTCGCGGTGGACAAGTCGTCGAACGTGATCATCCGCAACCTGGCCATTTCCAAGGCGGTCGGCACCGACGCGATCCAGATCCAGCGCGGCGCGACCCGGGTGTGGATCGACCACAACGACCTGTCTTCCGACCTCGACCACGGCAAGGACTACTACGACGGCCTGCTCGACATCACCCACGGCGCGGACGCGATCACCGTGTCCTGGAACAAGTTCCACGACCACTACAAGGTGTCTCTGGTCGGGCACAGCGACAGCAACGCGGCCGAGGACACCGGCAAGCTGCACGTGACCTACAGCCACAACTGGTTCGAGAACGTGAACTCGCGGCTGCCGAGCCTGCGGTTCGGCACCGGGCACGCCTACGACAACTATTTCCACTCGGTCGCCGATTCCGCCGTGCATTCGCGGATGAACGCGCAGTTCCTCGCCCAGAACAACGTCTTCGAAGCCACGAAGGTGTGCCTCGAAACGACCGGTGACAGCGACGTCGACGGCTACCTGAACGAGTCGGGCAACTCGTTCGGCGGTTGCACGAACAAGATCACGCGCACCGGGAGCATGACGAAGGCGCCGTATTCCTTCACGCTGGAGCCGACTTCGACGGTCAAGGCGACCGTGACCGCCGGTGCGGGCGTCGGCCGGATCTGA
- a CDS encoding Gfo/Idh/MocA family protein codes for MSGSRRRTVADRPRLAVVGTSGYAFSYLHRARILHDEGLVRFAGMADVRVPSAAAVALLPEGGTAHVGVDDLLRHCRPDITVVATPPHAHVRVGGAVLRAGGDLLLETPPVLDLAGFRTLSRLAAENGSACQTGFQSFGSPALPVLRAAIAAGKLGEVVGVGAAGAWIRTDAYYRRNPWAGRRWLDGEAVVDGALTNPFSHAVATALLVGGVGGRDPAEIALELYGTRDIEADDTACLRIRFDRGPEIVVAASLCAEQDHEPYVVVHGAKGRAKFWYKSHRLELDDERVHLGEPVDLLRNLVAHHRDPAGVPLLAPLPATRAFASVVEAVRDAPSPARIPAGWIRTAGEGGSRHPVVRGIGEEVAVAADRLALFSEIGVPWASAVRPGAERTG; via the coding sequence ATGTCGGGGAGCAGGCGCCGCACCGTCGCGGACCGGCCGAGGCTGGCCGTGGTCGGCACGTCCGGCTACGCGTTCAGCTACCTGCACCGCGCCCGCATCCTGCACGACGAAGGCCTGGTGCGGTTCGCCGGCATGGCCGACGTCCGGGTGCCTTCGGCCGCCGCGGTCGCGCTGCTGCCCGAAGGCGGCACCGCGCACGTCGGGGTCGACGACCTGCTTCGCCACTGCCGTCCCGACATCACCGTGGTCGCCACCCCGCCGCACGCCCACGTCCGCGTCGGCGGGGCGGTGCTGCGGGCGGGCGGCGACCTCCTGCTGGAAACCCCGCCGGTGCTCGACCTGGCCGGGTTCCGGACGCTGTCCCGGCTGGCCGCGGAGAACGGTTCGGCGTGCCAGACCGGCTTCCAGAGCTTCGGCTCCCCGGCGCTGCCGGTGCTGCGGGCGGCGATCGCGGCCGGGAAGCTCGGCGAGGTGGTGGGGGTCGGCGCGGCCGGTGCGTGGATCCGCACCGACGCCTACTACCGCCGCAACCCGTGGGCGGGCCGCCGGTGGCTGGACGGCGAAGCCGTGGTCGACGGCGCGCTGACCAACCCGTTCTCCCACGCGGTGGCCACGGCCCTGCTGGTGGGCGGGGTCGGCGGGCGCGATCCGGCCGAGATCGCCCTGGAGCTGTACGGCACGCGCGACATCGAGGCCGACGACACGGCGTGCCTGCGCATCCGCTTCGACCGCGGCCCCGAGATCGTCGTCGCGGCGTCGCTGTGCGCCGAGCAGGACCACGAGCCGTACGTGGTGGTGCACGGCGCCAAGGGGCGCGCGAAGTTCTGGTACAAGAGCCACCGGCTGGAGCTCGACGACGAGCGCGTGCACCTCGGCGAACCGGTGGACCTGCTGCGGAACCTGGTCGCCCACCACCGCGACCCGGCGGGGGTGCCGCTGCTCGCGCCGCTGCCGGCCACCCGCGCGTTCGCCTCGGTGGTCGAGGCGGTGCGGGACGCGCCGTCGCCGGCCCGGATCCCGGCGGGCTGGATCCGCACGGCCGGCGAAGGGGGCAGCAGGCATCCCGTGGTCCGGGGGATCGGCGAGGAGGTCGCCGTCGCCGCCGACCGGCTGGCGCTGTTCTCCGAGATCGGCGTCCCGTGGGCGAGCGCGGTCCGCCCGGGCGCGGAACGCACCGGGTAG
- a CDS encoding ABC transporter substrate-binding protein has translation MRRTTERRTFVALAAVVPLLLTGVAACGSDSGGGGDVTITFVWWGSDGRASLTKKAVDLFQQKNPKIKVQTSFSAYAAYWEKLATQTAGGKPPDVLNVDTRYLAEYGGRGVLADLNQGAGKAISLADVNPELAATGVYQGKRYAVPWAQNTPAMLYDPAAFTAAGADPAKGLTWDQFADATQKVSAAGGPRGTTDFGILDTTLEIWLRQQGKQFYSPEGKLGFTADDLRRYWQLAGRFRDAKGASPADVTASYNTSPEQSPLGKKLTSSEFAYDNLLPAYQKANGKPLNVAPYPTGASGTNGQYRRPSMFLSVSARSRQQEASAKLVDFLVNDPEVGKIVGTDRGLAPNLKVRAQLATSAKGADKTLYDYEAALEPKLGAAPPVPPKGAGAIQKLLQRTYEEVAFGRMSVDDAVGRFMSEAEKDLA, from the coding sequence ATGCGTCGGACAACTGAACGGCGGACCTTCGTCGCGCTGGCCGCGGTGGTGCCGCTGCTGCTGACCGGGGTGGCCGCGTGCGGCTCGGACTCGGGCGGCGGCGGGGACGTGACGATCACGTTCGTGTGGTGGGGCAGCGACGGCCGGGCGAGCCTGACGAAGAAGGCCGTCGACCTGTTCCAGCAGAAGAACCCGAAGATCAAGGTGCAGACGTCGTTCTCGGCGTACGCGGCCTACTGGGAGAAGCTGGCGACGCAGACGGCGGGCGGCAAGCCGCCGGACGTGCTCAACGTCGACACGCGCTACCTCGCCGAGTACGGCGGCCGGGGCGTCCTGGCCGACCTGAACCAGGGCGCGGGCAAGGCGATCTCGCTGGCCGACGTCAACCCCGAGCTGGCGGCGACCGGCGTCTACCAGGGCAAGCGGTACGCCGTGCCGTGGGCGCAGAACACGCCGGCGATGCTCTACGACCCGGCCGCGTTCACCGCGGCGGGCGCGGACCCGGCGAAGGGCCTGACCTGGGACCAGTTCGCCGACGCGACCCAGAAGGTGAGCGCCGCCGGCGGTCCCCGCGGCACGACCGACTTCGGGATCCTCGACACGACCCTGGAGATCTGGCTGCGCCAGCAGGGCAAGCAGTTCTACTCGCCGGAGGGCAAGCTCGGCTTCACCGCCGACGACCTGCGCCGGTACTGGCAGCTCGCGGGCCGGTTCCGCGACGCCAAGGGCGCGTCCCCGGCCGACGTCACGGCGTCGTACAACACCTCGCCCGAGCAGTCGCCGCTGGGCAAGAAGCTGACCAGCTCCGAGTTCGCCTACGACAACCTCCTGCCCGCGTACCAGAAGGCGAACGGCAAGCCGCTGAACGTGGCGCCGTACCCGACCGGCGCGAGCGGGACCAACGGGCAGTACCGGCGCCCGTCGATGTTCCTGTCGGTGTCGGCCCGCAGCCGGCAGCAGGAGGCGTCCGCGAAGCTGGTCGACTTCCTGGTCAACGACCCCGAGGTGGGCAAGATCGTCGGCACCGACCGCGGGCTCGCGCCGAACCTCAAGGTCCGCGCCCAGCTCGCGACGTCGGCGAAGGGCGCCGACAAGACGCTCTACGACTACGAAGCCGCCCTCGAACCGAAGCTCGGCGCGGCCCCGCCGGTGCCGCCCAAGGGGGCGGGCGCGATCCAGAAGCTCCTCCAGCGCACCTACGAGGAAGTCGCGTTCGGCCGGATGAGCGTCGACGACGCGGTCGGCCGGTTCATGTCCGAAGCCGAGAAGGACCTGGCCTAG
- a CDS encoding carbohydrate ABC transporter permease, producing the protein MTTVRTPDPPVAPEATARVRRRDRPAGRRRKSQPVAFAFLTPWLLGAVTLTVGPMVVSLYLSFTDYDLFTAPKWVGFGNFAHMFTDDDRYLQSVKVTLIYVLVSVPLKLTVSLLVAMLLNTRRGAGGFYRAAFYAPSLLGASVAAALVWRALFMGGGPVNDVLASLGWHTPSWVDDPRFSLASIVLLGVWQFGAPMVIFLAGLKQIPAELHEAAAIDGAGAVRRFRHITLPMLSPVIFFNLVMEAIHAFQAFTPAFVIGGGHGGPADADLFYTLYLFEVGFQDFHMGYASAMAWVLLAVIAIVTAIVFRTAKLWVFYDDAQERS; encoded by the coding sequence ATGACGACCGTACGCACCCCGGACCCGCCGGTCGCCCCGGAGGCGACCGCGCGCGTCCGGCGCCGGGACCGGCCGGCCGGTCGCCGCCGCAAGAGCCAGCCGGTGGCCTTCGCGTTCCTGACGCCGTGGCTGCTCGGCGCGGTGACGCTGACCGTCGGCCCGATGGTCGTCTCGCTCTACCTGTCCTTCACCGACTACGACCTGTTCACCGCGCCGAAGTGGGTCGGCTTCGGCAACTTCGCGCACATGTTCACCGACGACGACCGCTACCTGCAGTCGGTGAAGGTGACCCTGATCTACGTCCTGGTCTCGGTGCCGCTGAAGCTCACGGTGTCGCTGCTGGTCGCCATGCTGCTCAACACCCGCCGCGGCGCGGGTGGCTTCTACCGGGCCGCGTTCTACGCGCCGTCGCTGCTCGGTGCGAGCGTCGCGGCGGCGCTGGTCTGGCGGGCGCTGTTCATGGGCGGCGGTCCAGTCAACGACGTCCTGGCCTCCCTCGGCTGGCACACGCCCAGCTGGGTCGACGACCCGCGGTTCAGCCTCGCTTCGATCGTGCTGCTCGGGGTCTGGCAGTTCGGCGCGCCGATGGTGATCTTCCTGGCCGGGCTCAAGCAGATCCCGGCCGAGCTGCACGAGGCGGCCGCCATCGACGGGGCAGGCGCGGTCCGCCGGTTCCGGCACATCACGCTGCCGATGCTCTCGCCGGTGATCTTCTTCAACCTGGTGATGGAGGCCATCCACGCCTTCCAGGCGTTCACCCCGGCGTTCGTGATCGGCGGCGGCCACGGCGGGCCGGCCGACGCGGACCTGTTCTACACGCTCTACCTGTTCGAGGTCGGCTTCCAGGACTTCCACATGGGCTACGCGTCCGCGATGGCGTGGGTGCTGCTGGCGGTGATCGCGATCGTCACGGCGATCGTGTTCCGGACGGCGAAGCTGTGGGTGTTCTACGACGATGCCCAGGAGCGCTCATGA
- a CDS encoding carbohydrate ABC transporter permease, producing MTVLPRTARSVGWHVLCLAGVAVVLYPLVWLAFASVKPPDEILSRLSLLPTRFVFDGYTKGWEGAADVGFGRFFLNSVLVAGLSVVANVLSCSLAAFAFARLKFRFRGALFAFMITTLMLPYHVTLIPQYVIFQQAGLVNTFVPLILPKLLGTEAFFVFLIVQFMRGIPRELDEAATIDGCSVYRTFWHVVLPLSKPALVTTSIFTFIWTWNDFFTQMVYLNDTEKFTVPLGLRLFVDTSSESNFGAMFAMSALALVPIVLFFLAFQRLLVEGVSTSGLKG from the coding sequence ATGACTGTGCTGCCCCGCACGGCCCGCTCGGTCGGCTGGCACGTCCTGTGCCTGGCGGGGGTCGCCGTGGTGCTCTACCCGCTGGTGTGGCTGGCCTTCGCGTCGGTCAAGCCGCCGGACGAGATTCTCTCGCGGCTCTCGCTGCTGCCCACCCGGTTCGTCTTCGACGGCTACACGAAGGGCTGGGAAGGCGCGGCGGACGTCGGGTTCGGCCGCTTCTTCCTCAACTCCGTCCTCGTCGCCGGATTGTCGGTGGTCGCGAACGTGCTCTCGTGTTCCTTGGCCGCGTTCGCCTTCGCGCGGCTGAAGTTCCGGTTCCGCGGCGCGCTGTTCGCGTTCATGATCACCACGCTGATGCTGCCCTACCACGTCACGCTCATCCCGCAGTACGTGATCTTCCAGCAGGCCGGCCTGGTCAACACGTTCGTTCCGCTGATCCTGCCGAAGCTGCTGGGCACCGAGGCGTTCTTCGTGTTCCTGATCGTCCAGTTCATGCGCGGCATCCCGCGCGAGCTGGACGAAGCCGCGACCATCGACGGCTGCTCGGTCTACCGGACGTTCTGGCACGTCGTGCTGCCGCTGTCGAAACCGGCACTGGTGACGACGTCGATCTTCACGTTCATCTGGACGTGGAACGACTTCTTCACGCAGATGGTCTACCTCAACGACACGGAGAAGTTCACCGTGCCGCTCGGCCTGCGGCTGTTCGTGGACACCAGCAGCGAGTCGAACTTCGGCGCGATGTTCGCCATGTCGGCCCTCGCGCTCGTCCCGATCGTGCTCTTCTTCCTCGCCTTCCAGCGCCTGCTGGTCGAAGGCGTCAGCACCAGCGGCCTGAAGGGGTGA
- a CDS encoding DUF624 domain-containing protein has translation MEWRTGLADFSDCLLAGLLVALASVPVVTAAPAFAAGCRVLDRARRGVARPLWTTFWADFRQAARGGLPFALGCLAAAVLFAVDLQVVGSMAGAGLLRPAVWVPAVTVAVVAVRTCEVVATGEPSWRRATAAAARETAAAPRNALLLAGAIGLAVVLAWMLPILALVVAGPLALAAVATGGRR, from the coding sequence GTGGAGTGGCGAACCGGGCTGGCGGACTTTTCCGACTGCCTGCTCGCGGGCCTGCTCGTCGCGCTCGCGTCGGTGCCGGTGGTGACCGCGGCGCCGGCGTTCGCGGCGGGCTGCCGGGTGCTCGACCGGGCGCGCCGCGGCGTCGCGCGTCCACTGTGGACGACGTTCTGGGCCGACTTCCGGCAGGCGGCCCGCGGCGGGCTGCCCTTCGCACTGGGGTGCCTCGCCGCGGCGGTGCTGTTCGCGGTCGATCTCCAGGTCGTCGGCTCGATGGCGGGCGCCGGGCTGCTCCGGCCCGCGGTGTGGGTGCCGGCGGTGACGGTCGCGGTCGTCGCGGTGCGGACGTGCGAGGTGGTCGCGACCGGGGAGCCGTCCTGGCGCCGGGCCACCGCGGCCGCCGCGCGGGAGACCGCGGCGGCGCCGAGGAACGCGCTGCTGCTGGCCGGGGCGATCGGGCTCGCGGTGGTGCTCGCGTGGATGCTGCCGATCCTGGCGCTCGTGGTCGCCGGGCCGCTGGCCCTGGCCGCGGTGGCGACCGGCGGCCGCCGATGA
- a CDS encoding Gfo/Idh/MocA family protein — protein MIPRIVVFGTAGHALTHLRRARALHDRGEIVLAGACDVREPPDEARALLPDDALVGRDPAEVVAGADIAVVATPPHTHLPLARLALAAGCHLLVEKPPVLDLTAFDELARLARDRACQVGFQSFGSAAVPVVRAALARIGTVTGIAAAGAWIRRDRYFQRAEWAGRRRVGGQPVVDGALTNPFAHAVATALLLNGTAEAVPDRITVELYRARDIESDDTACARLRFSGAPDVVVAATLDAEADHEPYVLVHGTEGRIRWHYKTDVVVAGGEPVPVGPPRDLLENLVGHVRDGVPLLAPLSATRAFTALVEAVRDAPEPRSLPPGWVRTVGTGPERRFVVPGIDRAVDAAAERLALYSELALPWTGAGFRACG, from the coding sequence ATGATCCCGAGGATCGTCGTGTTCGGGACGGCCGGGCACGCGCTCACCCACCTCCGCCGCGCCCGCGCGCTGCACGACCGCGGCGAGATCGTGCTGGCCGGGGCGTGCGACGTCCGGGAGCCGCCGGACGAGGCCCGGGCACTGTTGCCGGACGACGCGCTCGTCGGCCGAGACCCGGCCGAAGTCGTGGCCGGGGCCGACATCGCCGTGGTGGCGACCCCGCCGCACACCCACCTGCCCCTGGCCAGGCTCGCGCTGGCCGCGGGCTGCCACCTGCTCGTCGAGAAGCCGCCGGTGCTCGACCTGACGGCGTTCGACGAGCTGGCGCGGCTGGCGCGGGACCGCGCGTGCCAGGTCGGCTTCCAGAGCTTCGGGTCCGCGGCGGTGCCCGTGGTCCGCGCGGCCCTCGCGCGGATCGGGACGGTCACCGGGATCGCCGCAGCGGGCGCGTGGATCCGCCGCGATCGCTACTTCCAGCGCGCCGAGTGGGCGGGCCGCCGCCGCGTCGGCGGCCAGCCGGTGGTCGACGGGGCCTTGACGAACCCCTTCGCGCACGCCGTCGCCACCGCGTTGCTGCTGAACGGGACGGCCGAGGCCGTGCCCGACCGGATCACCGTCGAGCTGTACCGCGCCCGGGACATCGAATCGGACGACACGGCGTGCGCCCGGCTGCGGTTCTCCGGCGCGCCCGACGTCGTCGTCGCGGCGACGCTCGACGCCGAAGCCGATCACGAGCCGTACGTCCTGGTCCACGGCACCGAAGGCCGGATCCGCTGGCACTACAAGACCGACGTCGTCGTGGCCGGCGGCGAGCCGGTGCCGGTCGGGCCGCCGCGGGACCTGCTGGAAAACCTCGTCGGGCACGTCCGCGACGGCGTGCCGCTGCTCGCGCCGCTGTCCGCGACCCGCGCGTTCACCGCGCTCGTCGAGGCGGTGCGCGACGCACCCGAGCCGCGGTCGCTGCCGCCCGGCTGGGTCCGGACCGTCGGGACCGGACCCGAGCGCCGGTTCGTCGTGCCGGGCATCGACCGGGCCGTCGACGCCGCGGCCGAGCGGCTCGCGCTGTACTCCGAACTCGCCCTGCCCTGGACCGGCGCCGGTTTCCGCGCCTGCGGCTGA
- a CDS encoding Gfo/Idh/MocA family protein, translating into MAVRRYAIVGLGSRAQLFARALAGSARAELAAFCDHNETRMRVHNGWLGASVPAYRPEDFAAMLAKERVDVVVVCTPDHTHADYVVAALRAGCDVVTEKPMTTDVDGARRILAARRETGRSVRVAFNYRYNPVHRRVRELLAAGAIGEVGSVEFSWLLDTAHGADYFRRWHREKANSGGLLVHKSGHHFDLVNWWLGRGPESVFALGKLFFYGDENGRRHTAADDRFALDLEASPKLRALYRDAEREDGYVRNQDVFAPGVTIEDDVSVLVRHRGGVVLNYHLHAYSPREGYRVAFSGSSGRLELDVRENEYATDSGEPGRARMTWQRHWEPPEVVWDEPLGEGHGGGDERMLAELLGDAEPDALGCAADHDAGLQALLTGLAANRSLATGRPVAVAELLAEIGEPA; encoded by the coding sequence ATGGCGGTGCGCCGCTACGCGATCGTCGGCCTGGGCTCCCGGGCCCAGCTGTTCGCCCGCGCCCTGGCCGGCTCGGCGCGGGCCGAGCTCGCGGCCTTCTGCGACCACAACGAAACCCGCATGCGCGTCCACAACGGCTGGCTGGGGGCTTCGGTGCCCGCCTACCGGCCGGAGGACTTCGCCGCGATGCTGGCCAAGGAACGCGTCGACGTCGTCGTGGTGTGCACGCCCGACCACACGCACGCGGACTACGTGGTCGCCGCGCTGCGTGCGGGCTGCGACGTCGTCACCGAGAAGCCCATGACCACCGACGTCGACGGCGCGCGGCGCATCCTCGCGGCCCGCCGCGAGACCGGGCGCTCGGTGCGCGTCGCCTTCAACTACCGGTACAACCCGGTGCACCGGCGCGTGCGGGAGCTGCTCGCCGCGGGCGCGATCGGGGAGGTCGGCTCGGTCGAGTTCAGCTGGCTGCTCGACACCGCGCACGGCGCCGACTACTTCCGCCGCTGGCACCGCGAGAAGGCCAACTCGGGCGGCCTGCTCGTGCACAAGTCCGGCCACCACTTCGACCTGGTCAACTGGTGGCTCGGCCGCGGTCCCGAGTCGGTGTTCGCGCTCGGGAAGCTGTTCTTCTACGGCGACGAGAACGGCCGCCGGCACACCGCGGCCGACGACCGGTTCGCGCTGGACCTCGAGGCCTCGCCCAAGCTGCGCGCGCTCTACCGGGACGCGGAGCGGGAAGACGGCTACGTCAGGAACCAGGACGTGTTCGCGCCGGGCGTCACGATCGAGGACGACGTGTCGGTGCTCGTCCGGCACCGCGGCGGGGTGGTCCTGAACTACCACCTGCACGCGTATTCGCCGCGCGAAGGCTACCGCGTCGCGTTTTCGGGCAGCTCGGGGCGTCTCGAGCTGGACGTCCGGGAAAACGAGTACGCCACGGACTCCGGTGAACCCGGCCGGGCGCGGATGACCTGGCAACGGCATTGGGAACCGCCGGAAGTCGTCTGGGACGAGCCTCTCGGCGAAGGGCACGGCGGCGGGGACGAGCGGATGCTCGCCGAGCTGCTGGGCGACGCCGAGCCGGACGCACTGGGCTGCGCGGCCGACCACGACGCCGGTCTGCAGGCGCTGCTCACCGGGCTCGCCGCCAACCGGTCTCTGGCCACCGGCCGGCCCGTCGCGGTGGCCGAGCTGCTCGCCGAAATCGGGGAGCCGGCGTGA
- a CDS encoding PmoA family protein has protein sequence MSRAAVGDGTLALAEDDDDGGVRVRLGDLVLAEYVVAPPTPSGDSPKPYLHPLRTTAGETVTAVRPHDHTWHNGLQFTMAHLSGENFWGGRTYVRGRGYTPLDNNGTVGHVRWESLVCAAGHCELRHELAWRTAAGRRWLTEHRTLRFGDVSADSWTLTWSSRLRNTSDRELRWGSPVTEGRETAGYGGLFWRGPRSFVGGTVRTSDGRSADDAMGHRAPWLAFTGRHDVSLRTSTLLFADSPANPGFPTAWYVRAEPFPVVSFAATYHRRWLLAPGEELTLTQHVVVFDGDPDPARLAEFAARAAE, from the coding sequence GTGAGCCGCGCGGCGGTGGGCGACGGGACGCTGGCGCTGGCCGAGGACGACGACGACGGCGGAGTGCGCGTCCGGCTCGGCGACCTCGTGCTGGCGGAGTACGTCGTGGCGCCGCCGACGCCGTCCGGGGACTCGCCGAAGCCGTACCTGCACCCGCTGCGCACCACCGCGGGCGAGACGGTGACCGCGGTCCGGCCCCACGACCACACCTGGCACAACGGCCTGCAGTTCACCATGGCCCACCTGTCGGGGGAGAACTTCTGGGGCGGCCGGACGTACGTGCGCGGCCGCGGGTACACGCCGCTGGACAACAACGGCACCGTCGGGCACGTCCGCTGGGAAAGCCTCGTGTGCGCGGCCGGGCACTGCGAACTGCGGCACGAGCTGGCCTGGCGCACCGCCGCGGGCCGGCGGTGGCTGACCGAGCACCGCACGCTGCGCTTCGGCGACGTCTCCGCGGACAGCTGGACCCTGACGTGGTCGAGCCGGCTGCGCAACACGAGCGACCGCGAGCTGCGCTGGGGGAGCCCGGTGACCGAGGGCCGTGAGACGGCCGGGTACGGCGGCCTCTTCTGGCGAGGCCCGCGGTCGTTCGTCGGCGGCACCGTCCGGACGTCCGACGGCCGGTCGGCGGACGACGCGATGGGCCACCGCGCGCCGTGGCTGGCGTTCACCGGCCGGCACGACGTGAGCCTGCGGACCTCGACGCTGCTGTTCGCGGACAGTCCTGCGAACCCCGGTTTCCCCACGGCCTGGTACGTGCGCGCCGAGCCGTTCCCGGTGGTCAGCTTCGCCGCGACCTACCACCGGCGGTGGCTGCTCGCACCGGGAGAGGAGCTGACGCTGACCCAGCACGTCGTCGTCTTCGACGGCGATCCGGATCCCGCCCGGCTGGCCGAGTTCGCGGCCCGGGCGGCCGAATAG